A segment of the Terribacillus aidingensis genome:
GGTATTGAACCTTCCGTCATCCGTTCCATTGCAGAACAAGTAAAAGAAGTAGCCGAAATGGGAGTAGAAGTTGCAGTCGTCGTAGGCGGCGGTAACATCTGGCGCGGAAAAGTCGGCAGCGAAATGGGAATGGACCGTGCAAATGCTGACTATATGGGTATGCTGGCAACAGTGATGAACTCACTAGCGTTACAGGATAGCTTAGAGAACTTAGGTATTCCGACAAGAGTGCAGACATCTATTGAAATGCGCCAGGTAGCTGAGCCTTATATCCGACGCAAGGCGATTCGTCACCTTGAAAAAAAACGTGTCGTCATCTTTGCAGCTGGTACAGGAAACCCTTACTTCTCGACTGATACGACAGCAGCCTTAAGAGCAGCTGAGATCGAAGCTGAAGTAATCCTGATGGCAAAGAATAATGTTGATGGCGTGTACAATGCAGATCCTAAATTGGTAGCAGACGCTGTGAAGTATGACTCCCTGACTTATTTGGATGTCCTGAATGAAGGACTTGGAGTCATGGATGCGACAGCTTCCTCTCTATGTATGGATAATGATATCCCGCTACTTGTGTTCTCTATCAGCGAAAAAGGAAACATTAAAAGAGCAGTTTCCGGTGAGAATATCGGAACAATTATAAGGGGGAATAAATAATGTCAACAGCAATCATTTCTGATGCAAAAAGCAAAATGGCACATGCAGTACAGGCTTTCTCCAGACAGCTGGCGACTGTACGTGCAGGACGTGCGAATCCTTCTCTTTTGGATAGTGTATATGCAGATTATTATGGTGCTTCCACACCGTTGAACCAGTTAGCAAGTATCACTGCTCCAGAAGCACGTATGCTTGTTATCACACCTTACGATAAAACGGCAATCTCCGATATCGAGAAAGCTATCCAAAAGGCTGATCTTGGACTATCTCCTTCCAGTGACGGTAATGTAATCCGTCTCAGCATCCCTGCTCTGACAGAAGAGCGAAGAAAGGATTTAGTGAAAGTCGTTTCTAAATACTTGGAAGAGGCGAAAGTTCAAATTCGTAATATTCGCCGTGACAGCAACGATCAATTGAAGAAAGCTGAAAAGAATAAAGAGATCACAGCGGATGATTTGAAAGGCTTCCAGGATGAAGTGCAGACGGAAACAGATAAGCACATCAGCCAGCTTGAAGGTCTTGCAAAAGACAAAGAAAAAGAAATAATGGAAGTTTGACCCTTAACCATGTAAAATAAGTACTACAAGACCCTCTTGCTAAAGGGGGTTTTTGCTCTTTTTGTGACATACAAGAGCAGTACTGCACAGGGCGCCTCTGGCTCTTTTCAGTCAGCAGAGAAAATAGCCCAATGGAGGATTCAAAATGATTAAACTTCCTTTTTTCAATAGGAAAAGAAGAATAGAGTTACAGCCGTCGACACTGAAGCTTGAGAATATCCCGGAACATGTGGCCATTATCATGGATGGAAATGGACGCTGGGCGAAAAAGCGCGGACTTCCCCGGATCGCTGGACACAAGGAAGGGATGACAACTGTCCGGCGGATTGTAAAGGCTGCAAACAGGATCGATGTGAAGGTACTTACACTATATGCCTTTTCCAAAGAAAACTGGAAACGGCCGCAGGCGGAAGTGGACTTTTTGATGAAGCTCCCAAAGGAGTTTCTTACAACTTACTTGCCTGAGCTTATCGAAGAGAACGTTAAAGTACAGACTATAGGGGATCTGGACGGTTTACCTTCCTTCACTAGGGAAGCAGTCAAGGAAGCGATGGAGCAGACGAAGCACAATGACGGTCTTATCCTGAACTTCGCATTGAATTATGGCGGACGGTATGAGCTTGTTCATGCTGTGCAAAATATGATGCAGGATATATCTGACAAGAAGCTGCAAATGGAAGATATCGATGAGTCATGTATCTCCCGCTACTTATATACTGAAAAATTAGCAGACCCGGATTTGATAATCCGTACAAGCGGCGAGCATCGGTTAAGCAATTTTCTGCTTTGGCAGAGCGCTTATTCAGAGCTATGGTTCACGGAAGTATTGTGGCCTGATTTCGATGAATTGCTGTTCGAACAGGCAGTCAGTGATTTCCAGAACAGAAAACGGCGCTATGGCGGTATTTGAGGTGAATATTAAACAATGAAGCAACGATTGATCACAGCGGTTATTGCAGGCATATTCTTCATGATTTTTGTATTGCTTGGCGGGGCATGGTTCGAAGCGTTCATTTATTTGATCGCGACCATAGCCTTCATCGAGCTGCTGCGTATGCGCAAAATCGCGAAATATAAAGTACCATCCATCGTGAGTGTGCTCCTGCTATGGGGCCTTTTAGCCCCGGATTTGGGCATGATCAACACAATGTTCGATTTACATATCAATAAAACGGACATCCTTTTATTCTCCGTTATCCTTCTCTTGAGCTATACGGTACTGGCAAAGAACCGATTCACTTTCGAAGATGCAGGCTTCCTGCTGATTACAGTAGTGTATATCGGTTTTGGCTTCCTCTATTTCATTATTACGAGGAATGCTCCGGATGAAATAATCGGAGATCATATTGTTACCGGATTGTCCAAGTTCATATTTGTCTTGGTTGTCATTTGGGCAACTGATTCGGGAGCTTATTTCTTCGGAAAAGCTTTCGGTAAACATAAGCTATGGCCTACTATCAGTCCGAACAAAACAATTGAGGGAGGCATAGGCGGCCTCGTTCTCGGCTGTATAGCAGGAATTGTATTCCAGTTTATTTCCCCTGTGAGCAGCTCCCTTTTAATTGTGGCGGGTGTATGTATTCTGATTGCTGTCTTCGGTCAGCTTGGAGATATGGTCGAATCTGCTTTCAAACGTCATTATCTTGTAAAAGATTCTGGGAAAATCCTGCCGGGACACGGCGGAATTTTGGATCGTTTCGACAGTATGATTTTTGTTTTCCCAATCCTGCATTTAATTCAATTCATTTAATAGAGTATAAAGAGGAGCGTGTCCGATGAAAACAATCGCATTATTAGGTGCAACCGGTTCGATCGGTCTGCAGACATTGGATGTCATCCGCAACCATCCGGAGGCATTTCGGCTGCACAGTATGGCATTTGGCCGTAACATTGAAAAAGCGATGCCGCTTATCAAGGAATTCGAGCCTGCTGTAGTAGTTGTACAGGACGAACAGACCAAAGAGAAACTTCATCAGACACTTCCGAATGCAGAAATACTGGTTGGTTCCGCTGGAATGGTAGCAATTTCATCAGCAGGTGAAGTGGATGTCGTCGTAAATGCAGTCCTTGGCAGTATCGGACTGGAAGCGACGCTCGAAGCAATACGTGCCAAGAAGCAAGTCGCATTCGCGAATAAGGAGACGCTTGTGTCAGCCGGACACCTTGTAATGGCTGAAGCAAAGAAACATGGTGTCAATCTGCTTCCGGTAGATAGTGAGCATGCTGCAATATTCCAATGTCTGAATGGAGAGAAGCTTGAGGATGTGAATAAGCTGATCATTACTGCTTCTGGAGGCAGTTTCCGTGATAAAACAAGAGATGAGCTCAAGCATGTAACATTGGAGGACGCTCTGCGCCATCCGAACTGGAGCATGGGACAAAAAATAACCATCGATTCTGCAACAATGATGAACAAGGGCTTGGAAGTCATCGAAGCACATTGGCTATTCGGTATCGATTATGATGATATCGAGGTTGTCCAGCACCGCGAGAGTATCATCCATTCCATGGTAGAGTACAAGGATTACAGTGTCATCGCCCAGCTTGGTACACCTGATATGCGGGTTCCGATCCAGTACGCCCTTACCTACCCTGAAAGACTTGATTTAGCAGTTTCAAAAAGGTTAAACTTAGTGGAAATAGGCAAACTCCACTTTGAAGAAATGAGTATGGAACGATTCCCTTGTTTGCGTATGGCATACGAAGCAGGCAGAGCCGGCGGCACTGCTACTACCGTATTGAATGCTGCAAATGAGGAGGCTGTGGCCCTGTTTCTTGCGGGAAAGATCTCTTTCCTGACAATCGAGGATTATGTAGCACGCGCATTAGATGCACATGCCTATGAATCTTTCCCTTCTTTGGAAACAATCATGGAAACAGATCGTCTCACGCGGAGTCAAGTGAGGTCCTATATCCAATAAAGGCAGGTGCCCATTGTGACAACTATTATTGCGTTTATCCTAGTGTTCGGACTGCTCGTTTTCGTGCACGAACTCGGACATTTGATTTTTGCGAAGCGAGCCGGCATGCTAGCTCGTGAATTCGCCATCGGTTTTGGACCGAAGATCTTTTCCTGGATGAAGAATGAGACACTTTACACAATCAGACTTCTTCCGATTGGGGGATATGTCCGCGTTGCCGGTGAAGATCCGGAGATCGTGGAATTAAAGCCTGGTCATCATATCGGTCTAGAATTCAATGACAAACAGGAAGTAACGAAGATTATCGTCAATAATAAATCCAAGCATCCGTATGCACGTGTCATTGAAGTTGAAAGTGCGGATTTGGACCATAACCTAATGATATATGGTTATGAAATAGGGGAGGAAGAACGACTGTCTTTCCCTGTCCACGAAAAGGCTATGTACGTGATGGACGAGACAGAAACACAAATCGCTCCGTATAACCGCCAATTCGCTTCAAAGAACAAGCGCCAGCGGGCGATGCAATTGTTTGCCGGTCCAATGATGAATTTCCTGCTCGCACTTGTGCTGTTTTTCATCCTGGCCCTGATACAGGGGGTGCCAGCTGATAATGCAGCTGTAGGTACTGTTCAAGACGGTTCTGCAGCACAAGAAGCTGGAATCCAATCAGGTGATGAAATTACAGCAATCGATGGTACACCTGTACAAACTTGGGAAGAATTCACGACTATTGTTCGAGAGAACCCTGAAAAAGAGCTTGAGGCAACAATCGTACGGGACGGCCAGGAACAGCAGCTGATGATGACTCCTGCACTTGTGGAAAATGGCGATCAGAAAATTGGTCAGATCGGTGTAACACTCGCAATGGAGAAGAGTTTCTTAGGAGCGATTCCTTATACTTTCCAGCAAACATGGGAATTCGGAACGATGATCATAACCAATTTGGGACAGCTCATAACTGGTCAGCTTAGTATCGATGCGCTTTCCGGCCCAGTTGGTATATATGATGCGACAGATCAAGTAGTAAAAACGGGATTGATCAATTTGATCCAGTGGACAGCACTGCTCAGTGTCAATCTTGGTATCGTTAACCTCGTCCCGCTACCCGCACTTGACGGAGGACGTTTGTTGTTCATCGGTGTGGAAGCATTGAGAGGTAAGCCAGTTGAACCACAAAAAGAGGCAGTGGTCCATTTCATTGGGTTCGCTCTGCTTATGCTTTTGATGATCGTGGTCACCTGGAATGATATACAGCGGCTATTTTTATGATGCAGAGGTGGAAGAATGCGACAAAGTAAAACATTTATACCAACATTAAGAGAAGTTCCAGCAGATGCAGAGGCGATCAGCCATCAGCTGCTAGTCAAAGGCGGATATATCCGCCAGACTGCTTCTGGAATCTATAGCTATCTGCCGCTCGGCACAAGAGTGCTGCGAAAAGTGGAAGCGATCATCCGTGAGGAGTTGGATCGCACCGGAGCGAGCGAGATGCTCATGCCGGCACTTCAGCCTGCAGAGCTATGGAAAGAGACAGGCCGCTGGAAGGTTTACGGACCTGAACTGATGCGTATGCATGACCGAAACAATCGGGAATTCGCACTAGGTCCTACTCATGAGGAAGTAACGACTAGCTTAGTACGTGATGAATTGAACAGCTACAAGAAATTACCGCTTACGGTATATCAGATCCAGACGAAGTACCGGGATGAACAGCGTCCTCGTTTCGGTCTATTGCGCGGCCGGGAATTTATCATGAAAGATGCATATAGTTTCCATGCGGACTACGAAAGTTTGGATGAAGCCTATGAGACTATCTCTGACGCTTATCATCGCATCTTTAAACGGGTAGGGTTGAATTTCCGAGCAGTAGTGGCTGACTCCGGTGCAATGGGTGGTAAGGATACGCACGAATTCATGGCACTTGCTTCTGTTGGAGAAGATACGATCGCCTTTAGTGATGTATCGGACTATGCTGCCAATATTGAAATGGCAGAAGTAATCGATCAAGGCCAAAAGCCTGATGCCGAACCACTTGCCCTTGAGAAGATCGAGACTCCTAACGTGAAGACAATGCAGCAAGTGGCTGATTATCTTGGTCACACGCTTGAAGAAGGTCTAAAAGCAGTTGTATTCAAAGTGGATGATCGTCTTGTTATGGTTATTTCACGCGGTGATCATGAAATTAACGACATTAAGGTAAAAAACCTTTACCAAGCACAGATTGTCGAACTTGCCGATGAAGCAGAAGTAAAAGAACTGCTTGGCGCCGGGTTTGGTTCTCTAGGTCCAATCAATGTGCATGAAGATATCGACGTTATTGCAGATAACGCTGTTAAATATGTAGCTAATGTAACTTGCGGAGCGAACGAAGATGGCTTCCATTTTAAAAATGTGAACCCAGAACGTGATTTCCAAGTGAAGCAATATGCTGATCTGCGTTTCATCCAAGCAGGTGATCCGTCTCCTGATGGCCAAGGCACAATCCAATTTGCTGAGGGTATCGAAGTAGGACAAGTATTTAAGCTTGGTGAATTCTATGCGGAAAAAATGCAGGCTAAATTCCTTGATGAACAAGGAAAAGCGCAGAACCTAATTATGGGATGTTATGGAATTGGTGTTTCGCGTACACTTGCAGCGGCTGTCGAACAGCATAGCAGGGAAGGTGCGATTGTATGGCCTAAATCCATCAGTCCATTCCAAGTACATCTGATCAGCCTTAACCCGAAAAAAGACGAACAGCGTGAATTGGCTGATCGACTATATGAAAGATTACTTGAAGCGGGCGTCGATGTGTTGTACGATGATCGTAAGGAACGAGCCGGTGTCAAATTCGCAGATAGCGATTTGATTGGTATTCCAGTTCGCGTCACAGTAGGTAAACTTGCCGCTGATGGCCAAGTGGAAGTGAAGTTCCGTGATACAGAACAAGAAGCAGTTTCACATGAGAATGATTTGCTTGATCAAATAGCTGCTTACCTATAAAAATGTACAAGCCCTTGTCAATCCATTGACAGGGGCTTTCGCAAGACCGCAGTAGCAGTAGCGGGGGAGGAGAAGTCACAATGAGTTTAAGCCGTAATGAGAAAATGGACATGCTCCTTGAGCAGATTCAGCTTGATACAGAAACTATCGAAGCTCATTTTAAAGAGAGTCAGCTGGAGAAACTGGAAGTCGATCCGAAAGAAAAGTCCTGGCACTTTCATTTTCAATTGGCAAATCTGCTGCCTCCAACCATATATAAAATATTCACTGCTAAGCTGACAGAAGCCTTCGCGCACATTGCAGCTGTGAATTGGTCGATCCGATGTGTTACGAATACAGTGGAAGCTGAACACATCCAGGATTATTGGAAGGATTTTGTACTAACTTATCCAAAACTGTCACCTGCTTATAAGGATCTTGTCCAAACACAGGTCCCAATAGTTAACGGTAATAAGATTATGTTAACTGCCAGGAATGAAGCAGAAGCTAGTGCCCTGAAAAAAAGACTTGAACCCGCCTTTCAAACGTATTGTGAGAAAATCGGTGCAGGCCTTTATATGCTTACTGTTACCGTTCAAGAACAGAACATGGAAGAACTGACGAAATTCCGTGAGCAGAAAGCAATTGAAGATAGCCTTCTCGTTCAAAAGGCTATCAAGGATTCAGAAGACCGTGCGAAGAAGCAGGATGAGACTCCTCAAGGTCCTGTTATGATTGGTTATGCTATCAATGACGAAATCACACTCATGCGGGATATTCAGGATGAAGAACGTCGTATGGCAGTTCAAGGGTATGTTTTTGATGTGGACATACGTGAATTGCGCTCTGGCCGTCACTTGCTCATCGCCAAAGTAACGGACTACACAGACAGTTTCCAAATCAAAATGTTCTCTAAAGGCAATGAAGATGCTGATAAATTCAAGCAGCTCAAAAAAGGCATGTGGATAAAAGCGCGCGGAAGCATCCAGACAGACAACTTCACAAATGAACTGACGATGATGGCAAATGACATCAACCAGATCACTGTCACGCTTCGCCGTGATGAAGCAGAAGAAGGGGAGAAGCGTGTCGAATTGCATGCGCACACGCTTATGAGTCAGATGGATGCTGTTACATCGGCCAGTCGTTTGATTGAAACAGCCGCCAGATTCGGACATGAAAGCATAGCGATCACGGATCACGCTGTCGTACAGAGTTATCCGGAAGCCTTTGCTGCTGGTAAGAAAAACAATGTAAAAGTTATCTATGGCTTGGAAGCCAACCTTGTTGACGATGGCGTTCCGATTGCATACAACAGCAAGGATATCAATTTGGAAAAAGCCACTTATATCGTATTCGACGTGGAGACGACAGGTCTTTCTGCTTCCTATGATAAGATAATCGAATTGGCTGCAGTGAAGTTCCATGATGGAGAAATTGTCGACCGCTTTGAACGGTTTGCTAATCCGCACCAAAAGCTAAGTCAGACGATTATCGACCTGACAGGCATAACGGATGATATGCTCGTTGATGCACCTGAAATCGAGGATGTACTGAATGATTTCAACGCCTGGATGGGCGACGATGTTTTAGTTGCCCATAACGCCAGCTTTGATATGGGATTTTTGAATCAAGGGTTCAAGCGAATTGGTTTGGAGAAGGCGTCGAATGCGGTTATTGATACATTGGAACTTGCCAGGTTCCTGTTTCCGCAGCTGAAGAACCACCGTTTGAATACGCTATGTAAGTTCCTCGATATCGAACTGACACAGCATCACCGGGCAATTTACGATACGGAAGCTACTAGTTATCTGCTTTGGCGATTATTAAAAGAAGCATTCAATAAAGAAATCATGAATCATAATCAGCTTAACAACTATATGGGGGAAGGAAATGCGTACCAGCGTTCCCGTCCCTACCACTGTACAATTTATGTTCAAAATGAAATCGGCTTAAAGAATATGTATAAGCTTGTCAGCATGTCGCATGTTGATTACTTCTACCGTGTTCCGAGAATTCCTCGTTCGAAGCTTGAACAGCATCGGGAGGGCTTGATCATCAGCTCTGGCTGTGACAAAGGTGAAGTGTTCGAGGCGATGATGCAAAAATCGAAGGAAGATGCAGCAGAAGCCGCAGCTTTCTATGATGTGATTGAAGTGCAGCCCCCAGCTAACTATTACCATCTGATCGAGAAAGAGCTGGTGCAGAATGAAGCACATCTATTTGACATTCTACGCAATCTTGTAGAGTTAGGCGAGGATCTGGATAAACCAGTTGTTGCGACAGGTAACGTGCACTATATCGAAGAGCATGAAAAGCAGTACCGAAACATTCTGATCAAGACACAAAATGGTAACCCGCTCAGCAGGCAGACATTGCCGGATGTCCATTTCCGTACGACAGCTGAGATGTTGGCTTGCTTCGATTTCCTGCCTTCTGAAAAAGCGAAAGAGATCGTTGTGACGAACACGAAAAAAGTGTCTGACATGATGGAAGATGTGAAACCGGTAAAAGAAGATCTGTACACACCTAACATCGATGGTGCAGAGGACGAGATGCGCCAGATGAGCTATGATCGTGCCCGCAGCATCTATGGCGATACATTACCGGAAATAGTCGAGAAACGAATCGAAAAGGAACTGAAAAGTATAATCGGCCACGGATTTGCCGTTATTTATCTTATTTCACACAAGCTAGTGAAGAAGTCTCTGGAAGACGGATACTTGGTAGGATCACGTGGATCCGTCGGTTCGTCATTGATCGCGACGCTCACCGATATTACCGAAGTTAACCCGCTGCCGCCGCATTATGTATGCCCAAGCTGCAAGTATAACGAGTTCTTCAATGATGGGTCTGTCGCCAGCGGTTACGATTTGCCTGAGAAGAATTGTCCGTCATGCGGTGAATCTTTGAAGCGGGATGGACAGGATATTCCTTTCGAAACCTTCCTTGGTTTCAAAGGAGATAAAGTTCCCGATATCGATTTGAACTTCTCCGGTGCTTACCAGCCGCAAGCCCATAACTATACGAAAGTACTGTTTGGGGAAGACAAGGTATATCGTGCTGGTACAATTGGTACTGTAGCAGAAAAAACAGCCTATGGTTATGTGAAAGGCTATGCCAGCGATAATCAGCTTCATATCCGAAATGCGGAAGTGGACCGTCTCGTTCAAGGCTGTACTGGAGTGAAAAGGACAACCGGTCAGCATCCAGGTGGTATAATTGTTGTGCCGGATGACCAAGATATATATGACTTCACACCTATCCAGTTCCCTGCAGATGACCGCAATTCAGAATGGAAAACGACCCACTTCGACTTCCACTCGATTCATGATAATCTGCTGAAACTGGATATACTCGGACACGATGATCCGACCGTCATCCGTATGCTTCAGGATTTGTCCGGTATCGATCCAAAAACTATTCCGACAAATGATCCGGAAGTAATGAAGATCTTTTCCGGACCAGAAGCATTAGGTGTGACGGCAGAACAAATTATGTGTAAAACAGGTACACTCGGCGTGCCAGAGTTCGGAACGCGTTTTGTCCGACAGATGCTGGAGGATACGAATCCATCCACTTTTGCCGAGCTTGTCCAGATTTCCGGACTATCCCATGGTACAGATGTATGGCTAGGCAATGCCCAGGAATTGATCAACAGCGGCATTTGCACATTACCTGAAGTAATTGGCTGTCGTGATGACATCATGGTTTATCTGATGCACCGGGGTCTTGATTCATCGCTTGCGTTCAAGATCATGGAGTCTGTCCGAAAAGGGAAAGGGCTTCAGGATGAATGGATCGAAGAGATGAAGAAGAACAATGTACCGGATTGGTATATCGATTCATGTCTGAAAATCAAGTACATGTTCCCAAAAGCCCACGCAGCTGCATATGTTCTTATGGCTGTACGGATTGCCTACTTCAAGGTGCATCATCCGATTCTCTTCTATGCTGCGTACTTCAGTGTACGTGCTAGTGATTTCGAGCTTGATACGATGATCAAAGGACCAGAAGCAATCCGCCAGCGTATAAACGAAATCAACCAAAAGGGTCATGATGCTTCTCCAAAAGAGAAGAACCTTGTGACTGTACTGGAGCTATCCCTTGAAATGTGTGAGCGAGGCTTCCATTTCCAGCGGGTTGATTTGTACAAATCCAGTGCTACTGACTTTCTTGTTGACGGAGACAGCTTGATTCCGCCGTTCAATGCAATTGACGGACTAGGTACCAATGCTGCGCTCAATATCGTGAAAGTACGGGAAGATGGAGAGTTTCTGTCAAAAGAGGATTTGCGTGAACGAAGCAGGATAAGTAAAACGGTATTGGAGTATATGGATCAGCATGGCTGTCTGGAAGGAATGGCTGACCAGAACCAGCTTTCGCTATTCTAACAGGATTCTTGCCTAAATAAGAAACTTGTGGTATATTATCCAATAGCGGTATTGATACGAACCAGATCAAGAGTGGGATTACCCACTCTTTTTCATACCCATGGATTCGGCATCAAGTTTGTAAGGGGAGCGCCTCTTCGTTTTTTGTAGCAAAAAGCACATGATAAACATTGTTCCCTTGCTTCCATTTCGGGCAAGGGTTTTCTATTGAGAGGCTACACCCTTACCCATTTAAAAGTAATATTCGCCTGAAAGCGTGCAGTAAAGGAGGAAGCATTTTGGCAGCCAATATAACGGAAGTTACGGAAAGCTATCTACAACCGATCGTGGAAGAGCTGCAGCTTGAGTTGGTTGATGTAGAATTCGTCAAGGAAGGCAAGAATTGGTTCCTGCGTGTTTATGTCGACAAAACGGAAGGCATTGATATCGAGGAATGCGCCATCGTCTCTGAAAAGTTGAGTGAAATCCTAGATGAGAATGACCCGGTTGATTTTCCGTACTTTCTGGAGGTTTCTTCGCCAGGAGCGGAAAGACCACTGAAAACGAAACAAGCAATCACAAAAAGCATCGGTAAGACAGTACATGTAAAGCTATATGAGCCGATCGATAACGAGAAAGAGTATCAAGGTACATTGAAGGCGTTCGAAGACGATGTATTGACATTGGAAGTCATGATCAAAGCGAGGAAAAAGGAAGTGTCCCTTCCATATGAGAAAATCGCGAAGGCACGTCTGGCTGTAACGTTTAACTAAAGGGGGATATACGAGTGAGCAGCGAGCTTTTTGATGCCATTACTTATTTGGAGAAAGAGAAAGGGATTAACAAAGACGTCCTGATCGAAGCGCTGGAAGCAGCCTTGATCTCCGCTTATAAAAAGAACTTCAAGTCTGCAACGAATGTTCGTGTTGATTTGAATGAAACAACTGGGTCCATGAAAGTTTTCGCCCGTAAAGATGTTGTCGAGGAAGTCGAGGACAGCCAGCAGCAAATGACACTGGATGAAGCTCGTGCTATTTCTGGTACGTACGATATCGGCGATGTCGTTGAAATTGAAGTGACACCGAAGGACTTCGGCCGTATTGCAGCACAAGCAGCGAAGCAAGTCGTTACACAGCGTGTGCGTGAGGCAGAGCGCGGCGTCATCTTCAGCGAATATGCAGATCGGGAAGAAGATGTCATGACTGGTATCGTCTCCCGTAATGATCCAAGATTCATTTATGTGGACCTTGGAAAAATCGAAGCGAAATTGCCGGAAAGCGAACAGATGTCTACGGAAAAATATGAAATCCATGACCGCTTGAAGGTATACGTGACGAAAGTGGAGAACACGAACAAAGGACCGAGCATCTTCGTTTCCAGGACTCACCCAGGTCTTTTGAAGCGATTATTTGAAATGG
Coding sequences within it:
- the rimP gene encoding ribosome maturation factor RimP, which translates into the protein MAANITEVTESYLQPIVEELQLELVDVEFVKEGKNWFLRVYVDKTEGIDIEECAIVSEKLSEILDENDPVDFPYFLEVSSPGAERPLKTKQAITKSIGKTVHVKLYEPIDNEKEYQGTLKAFEDDVLTLEVMIKARKKEVSLPYEKIAKARLAVTFN
- the nusA gene encoding transcription termination factor NusA, translated to MSSELFDAITYLEKEKGINKDVLIEALEAALISAYKKNFKSATNVRVDLNETTGSMKVFARKDVVEEVEDSQQQMTLDEARAISGTYDIGDVVEIEVTPKDFGRIAAQAAKQVVTQRVREAERGVIFSEYADREEDVMTGIVSRNDPRFIYVDLGKIEAKLPESEQMSTEKYEIHDRLKVYVTKVENTNKGPSIFVSRTHPGLLKRLFEMEVPEIYDGTVEIRSVAREAGDRSKISVYASQAEVDPVGSCVGQRGQRVQAIVNELKGEKIDIVEWSEDPVEYVSNALSPSKVISVLVDEEEKATTVIVPDYQLSLAIGKRGQNARLAAKLTGWKIDIKSETEARELGILTKQDAEADDFDDFDDEDTY
- a CDS encoding PolC-type DNA polymerase III, which encodes MSLSRNEKMDMLLEQIQLDTETIEAHFKESQLEKLEVDPKEKSWHFHFQLANLLPPTIYKIFTAKLTEAFAHIAAVNWSIRCVTNTVEAEHIQDYWKDFVLTYPKLSPAYKDLVQTQVPIVNGNKIMLTARNEAEASALKKRLEPAFQTYCEKIGAGLYMLTVTVQEQNMEELTKFREQKAIEDSLLVQKAIKDSEDRAKKQDETPQGPVMIGYAINDEITLMRDIQDEERRMAVQGYVFDVDIRELRSGRHLLIAKVTDYTDSFQIKMFSKGNEDADKFKQLKKGMWIKARGSIQTDNFTNELTMMANDINQITVTLRRDEAEEGEKRVELHAHTLMSQMDAVTSASRLIETAARFGHESIAITDHAVVQSYPEAFAAGKKNNVKVIYGLEANLVDDGVPIAYNSKDINLEKATYIVFDVETTGLSASYDKIIELAAVKFHDGEIVDRFERFANPHQKLSQTIIDLTGITDDMLVDAPEIEDVLNDFNAWMGDDVLVAHNASFDMGFLNQGFKRIGLEKASNAVIDTLELARFLFPQLKNHRLNTLCKFLDIELTQHHRAIYDTEATSYLLWRLLKEAFNKEIMNHNQLNNYMGEGNAYQRSRPYHCTIYVQNEIGLKNMYKLVSMSHVDYFYRVPRIPRSKLEQHREGLIISSGCDKGEVFEAMMQKSKEDAAEAAAFYDVIEVQPPANYYHLIEKELVQNEAHLFDILRNLVELGEDLDKPVVATGNVHYIEEHEKQYRNILIKTQNGNPLSRQTLPDVHFRTTAEMLACFDFLPSEKAKEIVVTNTKKVSDMMEDVKPVKEDLYTPNIDGAEDEMRQMSYDRARSIYGDTLPEIVEKRIEKELKSIIGHGFAVIYLISHKLVKKSLEDGYLVGSRGSVGSSLIATLTDITEVNPLPPHYVCPSCKYNEFFNDGSVASGYDLPEKNCPSCGESLKRDGQDIPFETFLGFKGDKVPDIDLNFSGAYQPQAHNYTKVLFGEDKVYRAGTIGTVAEKTAYGYVKGYASDNQLHIRNAEVDRLVQGCTGVKRTTGQHPGGIIVVPDDQDIYDFTPIQFPADDRNSEWKTTHFDFHSIHDNLLKLDILGHDDPTVIRMLQDLSGIDPKTIPTNDPEVMKIFSGPEALGVTAEQIMCKTGTLGVPEFGTRFVRQMLEDTNPSTFAELVQISGLSHGTDVWLGNAQELINSGICTLPEVIGCRDDIMVYLMHRGLDSSLAFKIMESVRKGKGLQDEWIEEMKKNNVPDWYIDSCLKIKYMFPKAHAAAYVLMAVRIAYFKVHHPILFYAAYFSVRASDFELDTMIKGPEAIRQRINEINQKGHDASPKEKNLVTVLELSLEMCERGFHFQRVDLYKSSATDFLVDGDSLIPPFNAIDGLGTNAALNIVKVREDGEFLSKEDLRERSRISKTVLEYMDQHGCLEGMADQNQLSLF